CGATGAAGCGCACGTCTTTTCCTGCGCGGTGGAGCAGCCCGCCGAAGTAGCCGCCGACGCCGCCCGCCGCCATGATCCCGAATCGCATGGTGTTCTCCCCTGAAAACAGAAAAGCCCCGCAGCGTAAGATAACGCGGCGGGGCTTTCCCGTAAACGGATCGGGGCGCTAGTCCTGGTTCTCGGTCTTTGTTTCTTCCTCGGCCGGGACGGGCTCTGCGGCGTGGCCGTTCGCGTGACCGTTGGCATGCCCGTTGGCGTGGCCGTTTGTGTGTCCGTTGGTGTGCCCGTTCTCATCGCCGCCGGGGGGGGCTTCCTCGGCGAGTGCGCGGGTGGCGCCGGCGATCTCGGCCTCCTCGGCGATCTCCTCGGCCGCGGCTTCGGTGCGGACGCCGCCATCGGCAACTTCTTCCCCTTCTTCGATGGGGATCACTTCGCCCGAGGCGGGGCCGCCGATGCCCTCTTCGAGGTCGAGTTCGTCCGGACGCGGCATGTCGGTGAGGTTTTTGAAGCCGAAGTGCTCGAGGAAATAGGGCGTCGTGCCGTAGACAATCGGCCTTCCGATGACATCGCGCCGCCCGAGGATGCGGATGAGGTTCCGCTCGAGCAGGGTGCTCAGCACCCCGCTGCAGTCCACCCGGCGGATGTGCTCGATCTCGGCGCGGGTGATGGGCTGCTTGTAGGCGGCGATGGCGAGCGCCTCGAGCGCGGCCTGGGAGAGCCGGGCTTTTCTCTCGTTCTTGAGGTACTTGCGGACCCAGAAGGAGTACTCCGGCCGGGTGCAGATGCGGAAGCCCTCGGCCACCTCGGCGATCTGGAGGGTGCGGTCCTTGTACTCATCGGCGAGTTCGGCGATGAGCTTCCGCACTTCTTTGATGTTGATGTTTTCGACCCCCCGGAAGACGTTCGAGATCTCGCGGGGCCGGAGCGGCTCGTGGGCGACGAAGAGGAGCGTCTCGATGATCCGCTTGGCCTCGTCCATCTCCATGAGCAGGGGTGTGTCGGCGTCTTCCGCTTCGGCGCCTTTGGCCTCGGCGCCTTGGGCAGGCGCACCCTCTTCGAGATCGAAGAAAGAGTCCTTGAGTTCCTCCATCGCCTCCATCTGTTTCTTCGCGAGGGCTTCCGACACATCCTCGTGAGGGCTACCGGTGTCCTCGGCGAGTATGAACTGCGCGGAGGCTTTTTCTTCGGGTGTGGCTTCTTCCGGGTTTTCTTTTCTGGGTTCAGTCATCGAGCACCGCCTTGACGAGTCGTATCTCTCCAAAAAGGGCGTTCTGATACGCAACTATCAGGCTCTGCTTCACGAGTTCAAGCAGTGCCAGGAATGTTACCACCAATTCGAGAACGCGGGCGCCCTTGGGGAATATCGCGTGGAATTCGATGCCCTCGGGGCCTGAGTTTTCAAGCATATCGAGCAGGAAGGCCTGCCGGTCGACAATCTCGAGTTCGTCCACCTCGACGAGGTGCATCCCCGCCTCGCCGCTCTCCTCGATCACCCGCTGGATGGCCGAGATGAGGTCGAAGACGGTGATCTTGATCCGGGGCGCCTCCTCCTCCGGGGAAAGCGGCTCGAGAATGATGCCGTCCCCGTTTCCGCCGCGGGTGAAGATGTCGAACTGCGTTTCCTCGGCGAGGCGGAAATCCTGGCTGAGGTCCTTGAATTTCTGGTACTCGAGCAGCTGCCGCTGCAGCTCGACGCGAAGGGTCTCGGCGTCGGGCTCTTCCTCTTCGGCATCGCCTTCCTGCGGCACGAGGGCGCGGCTCTTGATGTAGACGAGATGGGCGGCCATGACCAGATACTCGGAGGCCACGTTGAGATTCAGCTGGCGCATCATCTCGATATACTTGATGTACTGATCGGTG
The bacterium DNA segment above includes these coding regions:
- a CDS encoding segregation/condensation protein A; translation: MEAMSLEELGAGRDMSAAHSVDWESAEEFAPAEAAAPAPNPPSPGAATAEADDPFLIKLDMFEGPLELLLHLVREHELDIQDIPIAFITDQYIKYIEMMRQLNLNVASEYLVMAAHLVYIKSRALVPQEGDAEEEEPDAETLRVELQRQLLEYQKFKDLSQDFRLAEETQFDIFTRGGNGDGIILEPLSPEEEAPRIKITVFDLISAIQRVIEESGEAGMHLVEVDELEIVDRQAFLLDMLENSGPEGIEFHAIFPKGARVLELVVTFLALLELVKQSLIVAYQNALFGEIRLVKAVLDD
- the scpB gene encoding SMC-Scp complex subunit ScpB, whose translation is MTEPRKENPEEATPEEKASAQFILAEDTGSPHEDVSEALAKKQMEAMEELKDSFFDLEEGAPAQGAEAKGAEAEDADTPLLMEMDEAKRIIETLLFVAHEPLRPREISNVFRGVENINIKEVRKLIAELADEYKDRTLQIAEVAEGFRICTRPEYSFWVRKYLKNERKARLSQAALEALAIAAYKQPITRAEIEHIRRVDCSGVLSTLLERNLIRILGRRDVIGRPIVYGTTPYFLEHFGFKNLTDMPRPDELDLEEGIGGPASGEVIPIEEGEEVADGGVRTEAAAEEIAEEAEIAGATRALAEEAPPGGDENGHTNGHTNGHANGHANGHANGHAAEPVPAEEETKTENQD